Proteins co-encoded in one Coriobacterium glomerans PW2 genomic window:
- a CDS encoding DeoR/GlpR family DNA-binding transcription regulator, whose amino-acid sequence MAQRDSQILEILVQRKRIEVAALADELSVSKVTIRKDLERLEGKGIIHREHGFALLSSADDVQGRLAYHYEEKQRIAHRAASFISNGDTVMIESGSCCALLALTIAETMRDVTIITNSAFIAGYIRGKPAANTVLLGGFYQNDAEVTVGPLLKQSCESLHVDYMFIGTDGYVEGVGFTNDDQFRGQAVRDMAACASKVVVLSESEKFSRRGVLPLDLAGKIAYAVTDEGIADRHRRALEASGVEVVIVRTAI is encoded by the coding sequence ATGGCGCAACGCGATAGCCAGATACTTGAGATTCTCGTTCAGCGGAAAAGAATCGAGGTCGCAGCTCTCGCCGATGAGTTGAGCGTCTCGAAGGTCACGATCCGCAAGGATCTCGAGCGACTTGAGGGCAAGGGCATCATCCATCGAGAGCACGGCTTCGCGTTGCTCTCGAGCGCCGATGACGTACAGGGGCGTCTGGCATATCATTACGAGGAGAAGCAACGGATCGCGCATCGCGCCGCCTCGTTCATATCGAACGGCGATACGGTCATGATCGAGAGCGGCAGCTGCTGCGCGCTGCTGGCTTTGACGATCGCTGAGACGATGCGAGATGTCACGATCATCACGAACAGCGCTTTTATCGCCGGCTACATTCGAGGGAAGCCCGCGGCGAACACCGTGCTGCTCGGAGGCTTCTATCAAAACGACGCCGAGGTCACCGTGGGACCCTTGCTCAAGCAAAGCTGCGAGAGCCTTCACGTCGACTACATGTTCATCGGAACCGACGGCTACGTCGAGGGTGTCGGTTTCACAAATGACGATCAGTTCAGAGGGCAGGCCGTTCGAGATATGGCGGCATGCGCATCCAAGGTCGTCGTGCTGAGTGAGAGCGAGAAGTTCTCACGGCGGGGTGTGCTGCCCTTGGACCTCGCCGGCAAGATCGCCTACGCCGTGACCGACGAGGGCATCGCCGATCGGCATCGCCGCGCGCTCGAGGCCTCCGGCGTCGAGGTCGTCATCGTCCGGACGGCGATCTGA
- a CDS encoding glycyl-radical enzyme activating protein — MVFNIQKFSLNDGPGIRTVVFLKGCPMRCPWCSNPESQLMRPQLEWSASACTGCKRCLMACPDLGDPGAQHIDVARADASSERVRQAVRACPARALSIAGRLRSAAEVCEICLKDDVFYQQSGGGVTLSGGEPLMWPEFCIELMNLLHSHSVDTCIETTACAAPKVFDEVAKRADHLLIDMKHGDSDRHRAATGEGLSRIWSNTIRAHEYARDVLVRTPVIPGFNDSVADARLMGRRLRRAGADRVQLLPYHSFGESKYASLGRSYDMRGQANLHEEDLAALIEAYREEGIEAFV; from the coding sequence ATGGTCTTCAACATCCAGAAATTCAGCCTGAACGATGGACCGGGAATTCGCACCGTGGTCTTTTTGAAAGGTTGCCCGATGAGGTGCCCATGGTGCTCGAATCCCGAGAGCCAGCTGATGCGGCCCCAGCTGGAATGGAGCGCGAGCGCGTGCACGGGCTGCAAACGCTGCCTCATGGCCTGCCCCGACCTGGGAGACCCGGGCGCGCAGCATATCGATGTCGCCAGGGCGGACGCGAGCTCCGAGCGCGTCCGACAGGCGGTGCGCGCGTGCCCGGCACGAGCGCTGTCCATAGCGGGTCGTCTGCGAAGCGCGGCAGAGGTGTGCGAGATCTGCCTGAAAGATGACGTATTCTATCAGCAGAGCGGTGGCGGCGTCACGCTATCCGGGGGAGAACCGCTCATGTGGCCGGAGTTCTGCATCGAGCTCATGAACCTGCTTCACAGTCATTCCGTCGACACCTGCATCGAGACCACGGCATGCGCGGCGCCGAAGGTCTTCGATGAGGTCGCGAAGCGGGCGGACCATCTGCTCATCGATATGAAGCACGGCGATTCGGATCGGCATCGGGCGGCAACCGGAGAGGGTCTCTCGCGCATCTGGAGCAACACGATCCGGGCGCACGAGTACGCACGCGACGTTCTCGTTCGAACGCCGGTCATTCCCGGTTTCAATGATTCGGTCGCCGACGCGCGGCTCATGGGTCGTCGTCTTCGGCGCGCGGGCGCGGATCGCGTGCAGCTGCTGCCCTACCATAGTTTCGGTGAGAGCAAGTACGCCTCACTCGGTCGCAGCTATGACATGCGCGGGCAGGCGAATCTCCACGAAGAGGATCTCGCTGCTCTGATCGAGGCATATCGCGAGGAGGGCATCGAAGCGTTCGTCTAG
- a CDS encoding glycyl radical protein, producing MNHFGELTPKMRSFRDDLIDAVPEVDAERACIVTEVYREHAADALAIKRAIMLKRVLEEMSIFIEPQTLIAGNQASSNRSAPIFPEYAMSWVIDELDEFEKRDGDVFHITEDTKRRLREIAPFWEHNTLLDRGLAAFPPASKLFYDLGIIKSEGNITSGDAHCAVDYGALLRLGLRDFKRRAQEKLDELDLTDYRNIHKSYFYRAIIIVVDAVRAFAGRYATLARKMAQTEPDMDRVAELLEMARIMDKVPFEPAETLHEAVQSMWLVHLTLQIESNGHSLSYGRMDQYLNPFLEADLAQGRTTESAACELMCNLWLKTYTINKIRSWSHTQFSAGSPLYQNVTVGGQKLVRGEPRDASNPMSWLILKSVAQCHLTQPNLTVRYHKGLPDDFMAECIEVVRCGFGMPAFNDDEIIIPSFIDRGVSREDAYNYSAIGCVETAVPGKWGYRCTGMSFLNFPKALLIGMNDGVDPASGTRLLDHTGHLEDFKTFDDVMACWDKTVREMCRQCVIIDATCDMVLEQDTADILCSSLTDACIERGLNMKEGGAVYDFISDLQVGIANLADSLAAMKKVVFEEGAVTPAQLARALRENWAGEENERIRQLMVDAPKYGNDDDYVDGLVSSAYASYIDELKKYHNTRFGRGPIGGVYYAGTSSISANVPQGAGTLATPDGRRAGDPLAEGCSPSHEADKFGPTSVFKSVAKLPTSEITGGVLLNQKVTPQVLDKPENRAKLAMLTRAFFDKLHGYHVQYNVVSRETLKDAQVHPERHRDLIVRVAGYSAFFNVLSRATQDDIIARTEQSL from the coding sequence ATGAATCACTTCGGAGAGCTGACACCCAAGATGCGTTCATTTCGAGACGACCTGATCGATGCGGTACCCGAGGTGGATGCCGAGCGCGCGTGCATCGTGACGGAAGTGTATCGAGAGCACGCTGCCGATGCGCTCGCTATCAAGCGCGCCATCATGCTCAAAAGGGTTCTAGAGGAGATGAGCATCTTCATCGAGCCCCAGACCCTCATCGCGGGCAATCAGGCCTCGTCGAACCGCAGTGCGCCGATATTTCCCGAATACGCCATGAGCTGGGTCATCGATGAACTCGATGAGTTCGAGAAGCGGGATGGCGATGTGTTCCACATCACCGAGGACACGAAGCGCAGACTGCGCGAGATCGCTCCGTTCTGGGAGCACAACACGCTGCTCGATCGCGGTCTCGCGGCGTTCCCGCCCGCTTCCAAGCTCTTCTACGATCTGGGCATCATCAAAAGCGAGGGCAACATCACCTCGGGGGACGCGCATTGCGCGGTCGATTACGGGGCCCTGCTTCGTCTGGGACTGCGCGATTTCAAGCGTCGCGCCCAAGAGAAGCTCGATGAGCTCGATCTCACCGATTACCGCAACATCCACAAGAGCTATTTCTATCGCGCTATCATCATTGTGGTCGATGCCGTGAGGGCATTCGCGGGCCGCTACGCGACGCTTGCGCGCAAGATGGCCCAGACCGAACCCGACATGGATCGCGTCGCCGAGCTGCTCGAGATGGCGCGCATCATGGACAAGGTCCCCTTTGAGCCCGCCGAGACGCTGCATGAGGCCGTCCAGTCCATGTGGCTGGTACATCTGACGCTGCAGATCGAGTCCAACGGGCACAGTCTGTCCTATGGTCGCATGGATCAGTATCTGAACCCGTTTCTCGAGGCGGATCTCGCCCAGGGGCGCACGACCGAGTCGGCGGCCTGCGAGCTGATGTGCAACCTGTGGCTCAAGACCTACACCATCAACAAGATTCGCTCGTGGAGCCATACGCAGTTCTCAGCCGGCTCCCCGCTCTATCAGAACGTCACCGTGGGCGGCCAGAAGCTCGTACGCGGCGAGCCGCGGGACGCCTCGAATCCGATGAGTTGGCTCATTCTGAAATCGGTCGCGCAGTGCCACCTCACCCAGCCCAATCTCACCGTGCGCTACCACAAGGGCCTGCCAGATGATTTCATGGCCGAGTGCATCGAGGTCGTTCGCTGCGGATTCGGCATGCCCGCGTTCAACGACGACGAGATCATCATCCCCAGCTTCATAGATCGCGGGGTCTCTCGTGAGGATGCCTATAACTACTCCGCCATCGGCTGCGTCGAGACCGCGGTTCCCGGCAAATGGGGCTACCGCTGCACGGGCATGAGCTTTTTGAACTTTCCGAAGGCTCTGCTCATCGGTATGAATGACGGCGTCGATCCCGCGAGCGGCACGCGCCTTCTGGATCACACCGGCCATCTCGAGGACTTCAAGACGTTCGACGATGTCATGGCCTGCTGGGACAAAACGGTGCGCGAGATGTGCCGTCAGTGCGTGATCATCGATGCCACCTGCGATATGGTACTCGAGCAGGATACCGCCGATATCCTGTGCTCCTCTCTCACGGATGCCTGCATAGAACGGGGTCTCAACATGAAGGAGGGCGGTGCGGTCTACGACTTCATCTCCGATCTCCAAGTGGGCATCGCCAATCTCGCCGACTCGCTTGCTGCTATGAAAAAGGTTGTGTTCGAGGAGGGCGCCGTCACGCCGGCGCAGCTGGCTCGGGCTCTGCGTGAGAACTGGGCGGGCGAGGAGAACGAACGCATTCGCCAGCTCATGGTGGACGCCCCCAAATACGGCAACGATGACGACTATGTTGACGGTCTCGTCTCCTCAGCCTATGCCAGCTATATCGATGAGTTGAAGAAGTACCACAACACGCGGTTCGGGCGCGGTCCCATCGGGGGCGTCTACTACGCCGGGACGAGCTCGATCTCGGCCAACGTCCCCCAAGGCGCCGGTACGCTCGCGACGCCGGACGGCCGTCGGGCCGGTGATCCGCTGGCCGAGGGCTGCAGCCCCAGCCATGAAGCGGACAAGTTCGGTCCCACATCGGTGTTCAAGAGCGTGGCGAAGCTGCCGACCTCCGAGATCACCGGCGGCGTGCTGCTGAATCAGAAGGTCACCCCGCAAGTGCTCGACAAACCCGAGAATCGCGCGAAGCTGGCCATGCTCACCCGCGCGTTCTTCGACAAGCTCCATGGCTACCACGTGCAGTATAATGTGGTCTCTCGCGAGACGCTCAAAGACGCGCAGGTTCATCCCGAGCGGCATCGCGACCTCATCGTGCGCGTCGCAGGCTACAGCGCCTTTTTCAACGTGTTGTCCCGTGCGACCCAAGATGACATCATCGCGCGCACCGAGCAGAGTCTCTGA
- a CDS encoding transaldolase family protein, producing the protein MKLIIDDANIEAIKHLIEIYPIDGVTTNPSILAAAARPPFEVLKEIRSIIGCDAELHVQVVARDTRGMLADARRITGELGDGTFVKVPAVPEGLHAMKLLATEGVRVTATAIYTPMQAFLAAKAGASYAAPYINRIDNMGYDGVEVAKTIHDIFGANGLPCEVLAASFKNSQQVLDLVRYGVGAATVAPAVIEGFVKSAAIDAAIDAFVADFEGLCAPGKTMATC; encoded by the coding sequence ATGAAACTGATCATCGACGATGCGAACATCGAGGCAATCAAGCATCTGATCGAGATATATCCCATAGACGGCGTGACGACGAATCCCTCTATCCTGGCAGCAGCGGCCCGGCCTCCCTTCGAGGTGCTGAAGGAGATCCGCTCGATCATCGGATGCGATGCGGAACTGCATGTTCAAGTCGTCGCGCGAGACACGCGAGGCATGCTCGCCGATGCTCGGCGCATCACCGGTGAGCTGGGCGACGGCACGTTTGTGAAGGTCCCCGCCGTCCCAGAGGGTCTTCATGCCATGAAGCTGCTCGCGACCGAAGGGGTGCGCGTCACCGCCACGGCGATCTACACGCCCATGCAGGCCTTTCTCGCGGCGAAGGCCGGCGCGAGCTATGCGGCTCCCTATATCAACCGCATCGACAACATGGGCTACGATGGAGTCGAGGTGGCCAAGACCATCCATGACATCTTCGGCGCGAACGGGCTTCCCTGCGAGGTCCTGGCTGCGAGTTTCAAGAACTCCCAGCAGGTTCTCGATCTCGTTCGCTACGGCGTGGGCGCCGCGACGGTTGCGCCGGCGGTGATCGAGGGGTTCGTGAAGAGTGCCGCCATCGATGCCGCCATCGATGCGTTCGTTGCGGACTTCGAGGGGCTCTGCGCACCGGGAAAGACGATGGCGACCTGCTAG
- a CDS encoding PTS system mannose/fructose/sorbose family transporter subunit IID has protein sequence MTDTEKRIRLTKSDRVKVFWRQSFEQGSINYERMQHLGWCYAMLPAMKRLYPDIEDQKAFVKRHMEFFNTHPYLAAPIFGVVMALEEERANGAEIDDAAIQGVKIGMMGPLAGVGDPVFWGTLRPVLGAFAASLALGMNPLGPCLFFVIWNIVRLAFKWYTQELGYRQGSNITKDLSGGLMQKITMGASILGMFIMGVLIPRWTTIDLSKIVFSNADMGSVAEKFPDITKLTDLLNGGGSITPDILSGAVKAVQNAANGGYSIVMNAGQYASDPARLIKIATLQTVLDQLLPGLMALILTLGCITLLRKKVNPIVIIFGLFIIGIAGALIGFF, from the coding sequence ATGACCGATACCGAAAAGCGGATCAGGCTCACGAAGTCGGACCGCGTCAAAGTCTTCTGGCGCCAGTCCTTCGAACAGGGCTCCATCAACTATGAGCGCATGCAGCACCTCGGATGGTGCTACGCCATGCTTCCCGCTATGAAGCGCCTGTATCCTGACATCGAGGATCAGAAGGCGTTCGTCAAGCGCCATATGGAGTTCTTCAACACGCACCCCTATCTGGCGGCACCGATCTTCGGCGTCGTCATGGCGCTCGAGGAGGAGCGCGCAAACGGCGCCGAGATCGATGACGCCGCGATACAGGGCGTGAAGATCGGCATGATGGGTCCTCTGGCCGGTGTGGGCGACCCCGTGTTCTGGGGTACGCTTCGTCCGGTGCTCGGTGCCTTCGCCGCCTCGCTGGCACTGGGCATGAACCCGCTGGGTCCATGTCTGTTCTTCGTGATATGGAACATCGTGCGCCTCGCATTCAAATGGTACACGCAAGAGCTCGGTTACCGGCAGGGATCGAACATCACGAAGGATCTGTCCGGCGGCCTCATGCAGAAGATCACCATGGGCGCGTCTATCTTGGGCATGTTCATCATGGGTGTCCTGATACCGCGCTGGACGACCATCGATCTGTCGAAGATCGTCTTCTCGAACGCCGATATGGGATCGGTGGCTGAAAAGTTTCCCGACATCACCAAGCTGACCGACCTGCTCAACGGCGGGGGATCGATCACGCCCGACATCCTTTCAGGAGCGGTGAAGGCCGTTCAGAACGCGGCGAACGGTGGATATTCCATCGTCATGAACGCCGGCCAATACGCATCCGATCCTGCGCGGCTCATCAAGATAGCCACGCTTCAGACCGTGCTCGACCAGCTGCTTCCGGGTCTCATGGCGCTGATCCTCACCCTCGGCTGCATCACGTTACTTCGCAAGAAGGTCAATCCCATCGTGATCATCTTCGGACTGTTCATCATCGGTATCGCCGGAGCTCTGATCGGGTTCTTCTAG
- a CDS encoding PTS mannose/fructose/sorbose transporter subunit IIC: protein MSLIPILLVLIFSFLAGVESVLDEFQFHQPIVACSLIGLATGHLPEALMLGGSLQLVALGWMNIGAAVAPDAALCSTASAILVCMKGVEVSTGIASAMALAVAGLALTIFVRTIAVGIVHGADRAGASGNIRGVEFAHYLVMLLQGLRCAIPALLIILVPVGAVQAALSSIPPWLTAGLSAAGGFIVVVGYAMVINMMATPKVWPFFIIGFALAAITQLNLIAMGMIGVGIALVYLQLAPEFNGGSGPSLGSGSSEDVLDDIINDYE, encoded by the coding sequence ATGAGTTTGATTCCGATTCTGCTCGTGTTGATCTTCTCGTTTCTGGCCGGCGTCGAGTCGGTCTTGGACGAGTTCCAATTCCATCAGCCCATCGTGGCATGTTCGCTTATAGGACTCGCGACGGGGCATCTGCCCGAGGCGCTCATGCTCGGCGGATCGCTCCAGCTCGTCGCTCTGGGCTGGATGAATATCGGTGCAGCCGTGGCCCCGGATGCCGCGCTGTGCTCGACTGCGTCCGCGATCCTCGTCTGCATGAAAGGCGTCGAGGTTTCCACGGGTATCGCCAGCGCCATGGCGCTGGCGGTCGCTGGTCTGGCCCTTACGATCTTCGTTCGCACGATCGCGGTCGGCATCGTCCACGGTGCCGACAGGGCCGGTGCCTCAGGCAACATTCGCGGCGTGGAGTTCGCTCACTATCTGGTCATGCTGCTTCAGGGCCTTCGCTGCGCCATCCCGGCCCTGCTGATCATTCTGGTGCCGGTCGGGGCGGTCCAAGCGGCGCTCAGCTCCATTCCACCCTGGTTGACCGCCGGCCTGTCGGCTGCGGGCGGCTTCATCGTGGTCGTCGGCTACGCCATGGTCATCAACATGATGGCCACGCCGAAGGTCTGGCCGTTCTTCATCATCGGCTTCGCTCTGGCGGCCATCACCCAGCTCAACCTGATCGCGATGGGCATGATCGGCGTGGGCATCGCACTCGTATATCTGCAGCTGGCACCGGAATTCAACGGTGGCTCCGGTCCGTCGCTCGGTTCGGGCTCCTCTGAGGACGTCCTGGATGACATCATCAATGACTACGAATAG
- a CDS encoding PTS sugar transporter subunit IIB, which translates to MVGIVLASHGELAGGVKQAAGMVFGEIEHVAIANLEPQEGPQDYRNKLDEAISSLGNPNQLLFLADLWGGTPFNQIKLASEGRTGWITVTGLSLPMFIEAYSNMSSLESAAELAAHIFSVGRQGVRISPEGLQPKHSARPRNVSAAAALGGTGKLPEIVWCRIDSRLLHGQVAMAWTKQVQPTRIMVVSDGVAHDELRKTLITEAAPPGTKANVVPVDKIIQICKDDRFAGQRLLLLFENPQDVLRVVSAGIQIPLVNIGSMAHSAGKTMLGSAVSVDRDDVAALEALRDKGCEFCIQKVPTDRDEGLWNLLAKTAIA; encoded by the coding sequence ATGGTTGGGATCGTCTTGGCGAGTCACGGGGAGCTGGCGGGAGGTGTCAAGCAAGCAGCCGGTATGGTGTTCGGTGAGATCGAGCATGTCGCCATCGCGAATCTTGAGCCCCAAGAGGGTCCTCAGGATTACCGCAACAAGCTCGATGAGGCCATAAGCTCTCTCGGCAACCCGAATCAGCTGCTATTTCTTGCCGATCTGTGGGGAGGCACGCCCTTCAACCAGATCAAGCTCGCATCCGAGGGACGAACCGGATGGATCACGGTCACCGGGCTGTCGCTTCCGATGTTCATCGAAGCCTACTCGAACATGTCGTCGCTCGAATCGGCAGCTGAGCTGGCGGCGCACATCTTTTCCGTAGGCAGGCAGGGCGTCCGCATCTCTCCCGAGGGGCTGCAGCCGAAGCACAGCGCGAGACCGAGGAATGTCTCCGCTGCGGCGGCACTCGGCGGCACGGGGAAGCTTCCCGAGATCGTCTGGTGCCGTATCGACTCTCGGCTGCTTCATGGTCAGGTCGCGATGGCTTGGACCAAGCAGGTTCAGCCGACTCGCATCATGGTGGTATCTGACGGCGTCGCCCATGACGAACTCCGCAAGACCCTCATCACCGAGGCGGCTCCTCCGGGAACGAAGGCCAACGTCGTTCCCGTTGACAAGATCATACAGATCTGCAAAGACGACCGCTTCGCCGGTCAGCGGCTGCTGCTGCTGTTCGAGAACCCCCAAGACGTTCTGCGGGTGGTGAGCGCCGGAATCCAGATACCGCTTGTGAATATCGGATCGATGGCGCACTCCGCCGGCAAGACGATGCTCGGCAGCGCCGTATCGGTTGACCGCGATGATGTCGCGGCCCTGGAGGCGCTACGCGACAAAGGTTGCGAGTTCTGCATACAGAAGGTCCCCACGGACCGAGACGAGGGCCTGTGGAATCTGCTTGCCAAGACCGCGATCGCCTAG
- a CDS encoding LexA family protein — translation MALPENIRLIRKIIGLTQAQLAERIGVARTTVTQWENGTSNPPIKTIQRLAQTLGVPVTIVVGDNDANDLKRALDKIRAPCARLRRRIHPGIANKPDMLDECIELPSEVALAHPNAYFLEVKGDCMNRVYPEGCLILIDPESEPRSGSIAVVSIDGSECLVRRLYQTAHTLVLSPESWNSEHCDVIIERGDSRNVSIHGIVVWFQSRTQMS, via the coding sequence ATGGCGCTACCGGAGAACATCAGACTCATCAGAAAGATAATCGGTCTCACGCAGGCGCAGCTCGCTGAGAGGATCGGTGTGGCGCGCACCACGGTCACCCAATGGGAAAACGGCACATCGAACCCGCCGATCAAGACGATTCAGAGGCTCGCGCAAACGCTTGGCGTACCGGTCACCATCGTCGTGGGTGACAACGACGCGAACGACCTGAAGCGCGCGCTCGACAAGATCAGGGCTCCCTGCGCGCGACTGCGCAGACGGATTCATCCGGGAATCGCCAACAAGCCCGATATGCTCGATGAGTGCATCGAGCTGCCGAGTGAGGTCGCGCTGGCGCATCCGAACGCATACTTTCTCGAAGTCAAAGGCGATTGCATGAATCGTGTCTATCCGGAGGGCTGCTTGATTCTCATCGACCCCGAATCAGAGCCGCGCAGCGGCTCTATCGCCGTGGTCTCAATCGATGGATCCGAGTGCCTTGTCCGCAGACTCTATCAGACCGCGCACACCCTCGTGCTCTCCCCGGAGTCCTGGAATTCGGAGCACTGCGATGTGATCATAGAGCGCGGCGACAGCCGCAATGTCAGCATTCACGGCATCGTCGTCTGGTTTCAGTCGCGTACCCAGATGAGCTAG
- a CDS encoding DUF4012 domain-containing protein, with translation MESDSASGSGSHFSGSSNPNQHPGRVPASNRPRNASPYTTAEFARMYEQSARARRGDASPVGARGPQAPHGAQQGRFQPRSGGDGRSVASDATSPHATSTRPQSPISAVPGGRVPASRTRRPGGNPSTVSGIPAGAPISRMRRIDEVPSARQITFESARPHRARAHIIARIVGVLLLLFIAFSGFCAFSLYRDAKDITSTSKNMIEQAKSIANKAKSKDADGIRATASSLADMSADMRRKTDGIAWQTASLVPVLGEDVRSARTLVGEVNDLCRNALIPGCDALAQMQSGQLIHDNTFDVGTIKSITQALSKIAPAVKTSANRIAALPEPHFAALGTVIANVRDLLDTAEGPLEQASAIAPLLPQMLGEGGQTRTYLIVAQNSAELRSTGGFPGSIGTLAVADGKITLGNFTAAHDLTWYDQAGFGITDEERTIFGERVGKIPGDTNFIPDFSRSSQLLSAMWTDQKGGAPIDGVIAIDPVFLQQMLKLSGGVTAMNGQVVDGSNAAATLLHDSYQRLPTEYKDLFFGNVAALSFQKIMGSLGDISKLDFAKTTFDAMTKHHLQAWMSNADEEAKMVEMGCSGTLSKDKGAPALGVFAADDTASKISWYLSLNTSIGQGRANPDGTTTYSVTTTIKNNMDPNEASGLVKYITGYNPAKRDVTDMINKVYLFAPAGGTISDLSLSGYAPEGFGMTESTYEGFQVFFATIQTSAGQTTTYTYNVTVPAGSTTTLRLETTPTAQQVAGWK, from the coding sequence ATGGAGAGCGATAGCGCATCGGGTTCCGGCAGCCATTTTTCCGGCAGCTCGAACCCCAATCAGCACCCCGGACGCGTTCCCGCGTCCAATCGGCCCCGCAACGCCTCTCCGTATACGACAGCGGAGTTCGCGCGCATGTACGAGCAGAGCGCGCGTGCGAGGCGAGGCGATGCATCGCCCGTCGGCGCGCGGGGGCCGCAGGCTCCGCATGGAGCGCAACAGGGTCGGTTCCAGCCCCGTAGCGGAGGCGATGGCCGATCTGTTGCGTCCGACGCGACGTCCCCGCATGCGACGTCGACGAGACCGCAGAGCCCGATCTCGGCAGTGCCGGGCGGCAGAGTCCCCGCATCGCGCACTCGCAGGCCGGGCGGAAATCCCTCCACGGTGTCGGGTATCCCTGCGGGAGCCCCGATTTCGCGCATGAGACGCATCGATGAAGTGCCCTCAGCGCGGCAGATCACCTTCGAGAGCGCGCGTCCGCATAGAGCGCGCGCGCATATCATCGCGCGAATCGTCGGAGTTCTCCTCTTGCTGTTCATCGCATTCAGCGGCTTCTGCGCCTTTTCGCTCTACCGGGATGCGAAGGATATCACTTCGACATCAAAGAATATGATCGAGCAGGCCAAGAGTATCGCGAATAAGGCCAAGAGCAAGGATGCGGATGGCATTCGCGCGACCGCCAGCTCCCTTGCGGACATGTCCGCCGATATGAGAAGGAAAACCGATGGCATCGCTTGGCAGACGGCGTCGCTGGTGCCGGTGCTCGGCGAGGATGTGCGATCCGCTCGCACCCTTGTCGGCGAGGTAAACGATCTGTGCCGCAATGCCCTCATCCCCGGTTGCGATGCGCTGGCGCAGATGCAATCCGGCCAGCTCATCCATGACAACACGTTCGATGTCGGCACGATCAAGTCGATCACGCAGGCGCTCTCCAAGATCGCACCCGCGGTCAAAACGAGCGCGAACCGGATAGCGGCGCTGCCAGAGCCCCACTTCGCCGCCCTCGGCACCGTGATAGCCAATGTTCGCGATCTGCTCGATACTGCTGAGGGTCCGCTCGAACAGGCCTCCGCTATCGCCCCGCTGCTCCCGCAGATGCTCGGAGAGGGAGGCCAGACGCGTACCTACCTGATCGTCGCCCAGAACAGCGCCGAGCTCAGGAGCACCGGCGGTTTCCCGGGGAGCATCGGCACGCTTGCGGTTGCCGACGGCAAGATCACGCTCGGCAACTTCACTGCGGCACATGATCTCACCTGGTATGACCAGGCCGGCTTCGGCATCACCGATGAGGAGCGCACGATCTTCGGGGAGCGGGTGGGCAAGATCCCCGGCGACACGAACTTCATTCCCGATTTCAGCCGATCCTCGCAGCTGCTTTCAGCCATGTGGACCGACCAGAAGGGAGGCGCCCCGATCGACGGCGTCATCGCCATCGATCCGGTTTTCCTGCAGCAGATGCTGAAGCTCTCCGGTGGCGTCACCGCCATGAACGGTCAGGTCGTTGATGGCTCCAACGCTGCTGCGACGCTGCTGCACGATTCCTATCAGCGCCTTCCCACCGAGTACAAGGATCTCTTTTTCGGCAACGTCGCGGCGCTGTCGTTCCAGAAGATCATGGGAAGCCTCGGAGACATCAGCAAACTCGACTTCGCCAAGACGACGTTTGACGCCATGACGAAGCACCATCTGCAGGCGTGGATGTCCAACGCGGACGAGGAGGCGAAGATGGTCGAGATGGGCTGCTCGGGCACCCTCTCCAAGGACAAGGGCGCGCCCGCGCTCGGCGTGTTCGCTGCTGATGACACCGCGTCCAAGATCAGCTGGTACCTTTCGTTGAACACCTCGATCGGCCAAGGCAGGGCCAATCCGGATGGCACCACGACCTATTCGGTCACAACGACCATCAAGAACAACATGGATCCCAACGAGGCATCCGGTTTGGTGAAATACATCACCGGCTACAACCCCGCCAAGCGCGATGTCACCGACATGATCAACAAGGTATATCTTTTCGCGCCGGCAGGCGGAACCATCTCCGATCTGTCTCTGAGCGGCTACGCTCCCGAGGGTTTCGGTATGACGGAGTCAACCTACGAGGGGTTCCAGGTGTTCTTTGCCACCATTCAAACGAGCGCTGGTCAGACGACGACCTATACATACAACGTCACGGTACCCGCCGGATCCACCACGACGCTTCGCCTCGAGACGACACCAACCGCACAGCAGGTCGCGGGGTGGAAATAG